One stretch of Legionella birminghamensis DNA includes these proteins:
- the rpiA gene encoding ribose-5-phosphate isomerase RpiA — protein MDTLKQQAAKAALDYVDDDMVIGVGTGSTVNFFIEQLVAVKHRIDACVASSLATEQRLRALGLPVIDLNVAGEVAVYIDGADEVTASYQMIKGGGGALTREKILAAAARQFICIVDESKLVKRLGAFPVAVEVLPMARSLVARQLVKLGGDPEYREGFITDNGNIILDVYNFQMDDPAVLEESIKLLPGVVENGLFTRQLATKIIVAGKQGIQVV, from the coding sequence ATGGATACTTTAAAACAACAGGCTGCGAAAGCTGCCCTGGATTACGTGGATGACGATATGGTCATTGGCGTAGGGACAGGCTCAACGGTTAATTTTTTTATCGAGCAGCTTGTTGCCGTCAAACATCGGATAGATGCCTGTGTTGCCAGTTCGCTGGCAACTGAACAGCGCCTGCGGGCATTGGGACTGCCTGTTATCGACCTGAATGTCGCTGGTGAAGTGGCCGTTTATATCGATGGCGCGGATGAAGTGACTGCCAGTTACCAGATGATTAAAGGCGGCGGCGGTGCGTTAACCAGAGAAAAAATACTGGCAGCGGCCGCCAGGCAATTCATTTGTATTGTCGATGAATCAAAGCTTGTGAAACGCCTGGGCGCATTTCCGGTTGCAGTAGAAGTTCTGCCAATGGCGAGAAGCCTGGTGGCAAGGCAACTGGTAAAGCTGGGCGGTGATCCGGAGTACCGCGAAGGCTTTATCACAGATAACGGCAATATCATTCTGGATGTCTATAACTTTCAGATGGATGATCCGGCAGTACTCGAAGAGTCTATTAAATTGCTGCCTGGTGTTGTTGAAAACGGCCTGTTCACCAGGCAATTGGCAACTAAAATCATTGTCGCAGGTAAGCAGGGAATCCAGGTTGTTTGA
- a CDS encoding DUF167 domain-containing protein → MNDSWYKLEADQLILYLYIQPGAKKTEICGLHGQSLKIKLAAPPVDGKANKALIKFLAVKLGVALSAISLRAGEKSRTKTVGVQSANMETLLNHFKQLFSIE, encoded by the coding sequence ATGAATGATTCCTGGTATAAACTTGAAGCGGATCAATTGATCCTTTATCTGTATATCCAGCCTGGCGCCAAAAAAACGGAGATTTGCGGTCTGCACGGGCAAAGCCTGAAAATCAAATTGGCCGCCCCTCCTGTTGACGGCAAGGCCAATAAAGCCTTGATTAAATTTCTCGCGGTGAAGCTGGGCGTTGCGCTGTCGGCAATTAGCCTGCGGGCTGGTGAAAAGTCCCGTACCAAAACAGTGGGGGTCCAGAGCGCCAACATGGAGACTCTGTTAAATCATTTTAAACAGCTCTTCAGTATAGAATAA
- a CDS encoding polysaccharide deacetylase family protein: MRLFHFLCCLLISATCFAQAKEIAITIDDLPLVGGSMNTPGNQQRSTERFNRIVQALVDNKVPATGFIIAGAIAKGQWEFLEEFRNAGFMLGNHTYSHYNLNRMNVDKYIADLDKADKKLASIMTEPKYFRYPYLAMGNKTSKPKVLAYLNEHHYTIAPVTIDSKDFQFNEQLYRVPYRMRESYVNKLIPRYLAYMWKQTLRAEKQADGRPVKQILLIHANLLNSYAMPDIIKMYRDNGYQFISLTEALKNPATEINYGTEDKNTDDDELEKELMPFAFE; this comes from the coding sequence ATGAGATTATTCCATTTTTTATGCTGTCTATTAATTTCTGCAACTTGTTTTGCACAGGCTAAAGAAATAGCCATTACAATCGATGACCTGCCTTTAGTGGGGGGGAGTATGAATACCCCCGGCAACCAGCAACGCTCCACCGAGAGATTCAACCGAATTGTGCAGGCACTGGTGGATAATAAAGTACCTGCGACCGGTTTCATTATTGCCGGCGCTATCGCCAAGGGGCAGTGGGAGTTCCTGGAAGAGTTTCGTAATGCCGGTTTTATGCTGGGGAACCATACGTATTCCCATTACAATTTAAATCGCATGAATGTCGATAAGTATATTGCTGACCTCGATAAAGCAGATAAAAAACTGGCAAGCATCATGACGGAACCCAAATATTTTCGCTATCCCTATCTGGCAATGGGTAATAAAACCTCAAAACCGAAAGTATTGGCCTATCTCAATGAGCATCACTACACCATTGCGCCGGTCACCATAGACAGTAAAGATTTTCAGTTTAACGAGCAGCTTTACAGAGTTCCTTACCGTATGCGTGAAAGCTATGTTAATAAATTGATACCACGCTATCTTGCCTACATGTGGAAGCAAACCTTAAGGGCAGAAAAACAGGCAGACGGAAGACCAGTTAAGCAAATTCTCCTGATTCACGCCAACCTGCTAAACAGTTATGCTATGCCGGATATTATCAAAATGTATCGTGATAATGGATATCAGTTTATCAGCTTAACGGAAGCGCTTAAAAATCCCGCAACAGAGATTAACTACGGTACTGAAGATAAGAACACCGATGATGATGAACTGGAAAAAGAATTAATGCCATTTGCATTTGAGTGA
- the def gene encoding peptide deformylase, producing the protein MTSHISHALTIVHVEDEASKPVLTSTAKPVPFPLSTEDLRLIAAMKEKLANLGGVGLAAPQVGSSRQIIALFIPESAALLRENVVTYPMHIMINPEYRAVGEEKIADFEACYSVNSKAGKVPRFNKIEVSYFDEQGQKHQQLAEGFYARVLQHEIDHLNGILIIDRLSPDCVQGTVEEMMKLRRAALPPEKQKLFDELLEQKSKQ; encoded by the coding sequence ATGACCAGTCATATAAGCCACGCCCTGACAATCGTTCACGTTGAAGACGAGGCCTCAAAACCAGTCCTCACCTCCACTGCCAAGCCAGTCCCATTTCCCTTATCTACTGAAGATTTAAGGCTCATCGCGGCAATGAAGGAAAAATTGGCAAATCTTGGTGGAGTGGGCCTGGCCGCTCCGCAGGTCGGCAGCTCCCGGCAAATCATTGCCCTGTTCATCCCGGAAAGCGCAGCTTTACTGCGCGAAAATGTGGTCACTTATCCCATGCATATTATGATTAATCCGGAATACCGGGCGGTAGGGGAAGAGAAAATAGCGGATTTTGAAGCCTGTTATTCAGTGAACAGCAAAGCCGGCAAAGTACCCCGTTTCAATAAAATTGAAGTCAGTTATTTTGATGAGCAGGGCCAAAAGCACCAGCAGCTGGCCGAAGGCTTTTATGCCCGCGTATTACAGCATGAGATCGATCATCTGAATGGCATTTTAATTATTGATCGCCTTTCCCCGGATTGCGTGCAGGGAACAGTCGAGGAAATGATGAAGTTAAGGCGCGCTGCCCTACCCCCTGAAAAACAGAAATTATTTGATGAACTCTTAGAACAGAAAAGCAAACAGTAG
- the pdxH gene encoding pyridoxamine 5'-phosphate oxidase, producing the protein MNSDKFADIRREYGNLTLDEHLERDPFDLFRRWFNEVMSVEIHDPTAMVLSTTDEKGLPDSRVVLLKGIEDNAFLFYTNYDSAKAMQLIHLPYAALNFFWPQLVRQVRIRGRVQRNSPEQSDDYFSSRPLASQVSAIVSPQSKAISKRSQLEESFNELLAKHSQKPIIRPSNWGGYLVLPDEFEFWQGRDNRLHDRLHFRQEAGQWICRRLAP; encoded by the coding sequence ATGAATTCAGACAAGTTTGCAGACATCCGCCGGGAATATGGCAATCTCACTTTGGACGAGCACCTGGAACGAGATCCCTTTGATTTGTTTCGGCGATGGTTTAATGAGGTGATGAGCGTAGAAATCCACGATCCAACGGCCATGGTTTTATCCACTACTGATGAAAAGGGCTTGCCTGATTCACGTGTGGTTTTACTCAAGGGAATCGAGGATAATGCGTTTTTGTTTTATACCAATTATGACAGCGCCAAAGCAATGCAGTTAATTCACCTGCCTTACGCGGCGCTAAACTTTTTCTGGCCGCAGTTGGTTCGCCAGGTCCGTATCCGCGGTCGGGTCCAGCGCAACTCTCCTGAGCAATCCGATGATTATTTTAGCAGTCGACCGCTTGCCAGTCAGGTCAGCGCCATCGTTTCTCCGCAAAGCAAAGCCATTAGCAAGCGCTCCCAGCTGGAAGAGTCGTTTAATGAACTTCTTGCAAAACACAGCCAAAAGCCGATTATCCGTCCCTCCAACTGGGGAGGTTATTTAGTACTTCCTGATGAATTCGAATTCTGGCAAGGACGGGATAACCGCCTCCATGATCGCCTGCATTTCCGGCAAGAAGCCGGCCAATGGATCTGCCGCCGATTAGCCCCGTAG
- a CDS encoding SseB family protein, with amino-acid sequence MNALENAVKQALALSGSSQEANKAYLEFIKANFIIPIDKKSSEDNPEVLYLIENGQCFLPVFSDMSYFHPWAQDIKDEIQILRLSGVDLLKGVGDQVTVCLNIGSTIYKEFNPSELERMRSMVLKLFK; translated from the coding sequence ATGAATGCATTAGAAAACGCGGTAAAGCAGGCTTTGGCTTTATCTGGGAGCAGCCAAGAAGCGAATAAGGCTTATCTTGAATTTATTAAGGCCAATTTTATTATTCCTATTGATAAAAAGTCCTCAGAAGATAACCCGGAAGTGCTTTACCTAATTGAAAATGGACAGTGTTTCCTACCTGTCTTTTCAGATATGAGCTATTTCCATCCATGGGCACAGGACATTAAGGATGAAATTCAAATTCTTCGTTTATCTGGGGTCGATTTACTTAAAGGAGTTGGCGATCAGGTTACGGTGTGCCTGAATATCGGCAGTACGATTTATAAGGAATTTAATCCATCGGAGCTGGAAAGAATGCGAAGTATGGTGTTAAAGCTGTTTAAGTAG
- a CDS encoding phosphoglycerate kinase: MNVLKMSDLDLRNKRVLIREDLNVPIKDGIITSDQRLQAALPTIKQALDAGAAVIVLSHLGRPEEGRFEKRFSLEPVADYFASYLNYPVRFVSDYLDGINTNPGELVICENVRFNMGEKKNDRFLSQKLAALCDIFIMDAFGTAHRAQASTVGVAAFAPIAAAGPLLVRELEALQQVLKAPKRPIVAIVGGAKVSTKLTLLKQMVTKVDYLIAGGGIANTFLKAQGYEIGVSLCEDELLGEAREILQLAAEKGCKMPLATDAVVGKSFNENCPAFNKTLHHIASDDMIMDIGPETVRNYLDIIDKAQTIIWNGPVGVFEFPQFSYGTRAIAIAIADSDAFSIAGGGDTLAAIDLYDLNQQISYISTGGGAFLECLEGKTLPAVAILEERANELQKAD, from the coding sequence TTTAAAAATGAGCGACCTGGATCTCAGGAATAAACGCGTTCTAATCCGTGAGGATCTCAACGTACCAATCAAGGATGGTATTATTACCAGCGATCAGCGCTTACAAGCTGCCCTTCCGACTATAAAACAGGCATTGGATGCGGGAGCGGCAGTAATTGTCCTCTCACATCTGGGCCGTCCGGAAGAAGGACGCTTTGAAAAACGTTTTTCTCTTGAACCGGTAGCCGATTATTTTGCCAGCTATCTCAATTATCCTGTCCGTTTTGTCAGCGATTACCTGGATGGAATAAATACAAACCCGGGAGAGTTAGTCATTTGTGAAAATGTTCGCTTTAATATGGGTGAAAAGAAAAACGACCGGTTTTTATCCCAGAAACTTGCTGCATTATGCGATATTTTCATTATGGATGCGTTTGGAACCGCCCATCGTGCCCAAGCCTCTACGGTAGGTGTTGCTGCTTTTGCACCAATTGCAGCAGCAGGACCATTGCTGGTGCGCGAACTGGAAGCTTTACAACAGGTTTTGAAAGCGCCTAAACGACCGATAGTGGCAATTGTAGGCGGCGCTAAAGTGTCGACCAAGCTCACCCTGCTAAAGCAAATGGTGACCAAGGTTGATTACCTGATTGCTGGCGGCGGTATTGCCAATACTTTTTTAAAAGCACAAGGCTATGAAATTGGCGTTTCCCTGTGTGAAGATGAACTGCTGGGAGAGGCGCGGGAAATTCTGCAGCTGGCTGCTGAAAAAGGCTGTAAAATGCCCTTGGCAACAGATGCAGTTGTTGGCAAAAGCTTTAATGAAAACTGCCCCGCTTTCAATAAAACCCTCCATCATATTGCCAGTGACGATATGATTATGGATATTGGCCCGGAAACTGTCCGCAATTATCTGGATATTATTGATAAAGCGCAAACCATTATCTGGAATGGTCCAGTCGGCGTTTTTGAGTTCCCACAATTTTCCTATGGTACGCGCGCAATAGCGATTGCCATCGCTGACAGCGATGCTTTTTCGATTGCCGGCGGCGGCGATACACTGGCAGCTATTGACCTTTACGATTTGAATCAGCAAATCTCCTACATCTCTACCGGTGGCGGAGCATTTCTTGAATGCCTGGAAGGAAAAACCCTCCCGGCAGTGGCTATTTTAGAAGAACGGGCCAACGAGCTTCAGAAAGCAGACTAA